A window of Flavobacterium flavigenum contains these coding sequences:
- a CDS encoding RNA polymerase sigma factor codes for MENNTTDIYLWQQIKKGDIPAFETLYDIYADVLLTFALQYTKDTTIAKDAIHDVFLDIYKYRSGLAESVNVKSYLFKITQRNILKKNQASQKIFHLNTEYDYITPKEASFEDALIDQENTLELNSKLAFAMQELTEKQRKALFYRFNEDKPYEEIASILEISIESCRTLIYRCLKELRKKL; via the coding sequence ATGGAGAATAACACCACAGATATATATTTATGGCAACAAATTAAAAAAGGCGATATTCCCGCTTTTGAAACGCTATATGATATTTATGCTGATGTTTTGTTAACCTTTGCTTTACAGTATACTAAGGATACTACAATTGCAAAAGATGCTATTCATGATGTTTTTCTGGATATTTACAAATACAGAAGCGGTTTGGCTGAAAGTGTAAATGTAAAGTCTTATCTTTTTAAAATCACCCAGCGAAATATTCTAAAAAAAAATCAGGCCTCTCAGAAAATATTCCACTTAAATACTGAATACGATTATATTACGCCCAAAGAAGCATCATTTGAAGATGCTTTAATAGATCAGGAAAACACTCTTGAACTAAATTCAAAACTGGCTTTTGCCATGCAGGAACTTACCGAAAAACAGCGTAAAGCATTATTCTACAGATTTAACGAAGACAAACCTTATGAAGAAATTGCTTCTATTTTGGAAATCTCAATCGAATCTTGTAGAACACTCATATACAGATGCTTGAAAGAACTTCGAAAAAAACTTTAA
- the nrdD gene encoding anaerobic ribonucleoside-triphosphate reductase: MKTVTAILEEKQHLRTRCLVYTRVMGYHRPVESFNIGKKGEHKQRTHFNEGKCQ, translated from the coding sequence ATGAAAACAGTCACAGCAATTTTAGAAGAAAAACAGCATTTAAGAACTAGATGTCTTGTGTACACGAGAGTAATGGGTTATCATCGTCCGGTAGAGAGTTTTAACATCGGTAAAAAAGGAGAACACAAACAACGCACCCATTTCAATGAAGGAAAATGCCAGTAA
- a CDS encoding anaerobic ribonucleoside-triphosphate reductase activating protein, giving the protein MKENASNPIYSITPFTLLDYAHKSACILWFAGCNMRCLYCYNPEIVLGKGTISFSKVISFLHSRKNLLDAVVFSGGECLLHKNILELIMEIKKMGFHIKIDTNGSKPNVIKTLIENRLIDYVALDFKALQENFKHITQSELFDKFEASLHLLLESQVPFEVRTTVHSELIPEKDILKMVAYLESKNYSGNYYLQHFLNGVSTLKPLGHSHQKLDSQKLSSAKIKVCLRG; this is encoded by the coding sequence ATGAAGGAAAATGCCAGTAATCCTATTTACAGCATAACTCCGTTTACTTTATTGGATTATGCGCATAAGTCAGCCTGTATTCTTTGGTTTGCAGGCTGCAATATGCGCTGTTTGTATTGCTACAATCCGGAGATTGTACTGGGCAAAGGAACCATCTCATTTTCTAAAGTGATTTCTTTTCTTCATAGCCGAAAAAATTTACTTGATGCAGTTGTTTTCAGCGGAGGCGAATGTCTGCTGCACAAAAACATTTTAGAACTCATTATGGAAATAAAAAAAATGGGCTTCCATATTAAAATCGATACCAACGGCTCTAAACCAAATGTCATAAAAACACTGATTGAAAATCGCCTGATTGATTACGTAGCGTTGGATTTTAAAGCCTTGCAGGAAAATTTTAAACACATAACCCAGTCAGAACTTTTCGACAAGTTTGAAGCCTCTTTGCATTTATTACTCGAAAGCCAGGTTCCGTTTGAAGTCCGTACCACCGTACATTCAGAACTGATTCCTGAAAAAGACATTCTGAAAATGGTTGCCTATTTAGAAAGCAAAAATTACAGCGGCAATTATTACCTCCAACATTTTCTAAACGGTGTTTCAACTTTAAAGCCATTAGGTCATTCGCATCAAAAATTAGACAGTCAAAAACTTTCCTCTGCCAAAATCAAAGTTTGTTTAAGAGGATAA
- the nadB gene encoding L-aspartate oxidase, giving the protein MMINTNYLIIGSGVAGLTLALRLAEKFPKKNITIVTKSNADESNTKYAQGGIAIVIDKNEDSYQKHISDTIICGDGLCDEAVVKMVITEGPKRLKELIEWGAKFDKDPDGNLNLGKEGGHSENRVVHHKDQTGYEIERAILKQVFQKENITVCDHHFAVDLITEENCCLGIIVLDEKTKLLQTYKSDFTILATGGIGHLYGHTTNPVIATGDGIAMAYRAGATIKEMEFIQFHPTAFYEDSSGSKFLISEAVRGFGAYLRIRQGHRFMMDYDSRQELASRDIVSQSIDLELKKSGDDCVYLDCTHLDLEAFKNHFPMIYKHCLTAGIDIEKNWIPVVPAQHYLCGGIVVDTEGKTSVHNLFACGECSQTGLHGANRLASNSLLEALVYSGRIYEYLANPDLEIKTTDYKIAGKEKTDKPETDSEYLAELKTKLQYLMRQNAGIVRSDSDLQNAKEQLLKWKNEMEQIERTQQISVPFYELLNMIIIGSLIVSQSLDRQENKGGFVKLKKLCI; this is encoded by the coding sequence ATGATGATAAATACAAATTACTTAATTATTGGCTCCGGTGTTGCGGGACTGACACTTGCCCTTCGCCTGGCAGAAAAATTTCCGAAAAAAAACATCACTATTGTTACTAAATCAAACGCTGACGAATCCAATACGAAATACGCTCAGGGCGGTATTGCCATCGTGATTGATAAAAACGAAGATTCGTATCAAAAACATATCAGCGATACGATTATTTGCGGAGATGGTTTGTGTGATGAAGCCGTTGTAAAAATGGTTATTACCGAAGGACCAAAACGGTTAAAAGAACTGATTGAATGGGGTGCAAAATTCGACAAAGATCCCGATGGCAATCTTAACTTAGGTAAAGAAGGCGGCCATTCTGAAAATCGCGTCGTGCATCACAAAGACCAGACAGGCTATGAAATTGAACGCGCTATTTTGAAGCAGGTATTCCAAAAAGAGAATATTACCGTTTGCGATCATCATTTTGCTGTAGATTTAATTACCGAAGAAAACTGCTGTCTGGGAATTATTGTTTTAGATGAAAAAACAAAACTGCTGCAAACTTACAAATCAGACTTTACAATATTAGCCACTGGCGGAATCGGTCATCTTTACGGACATACGACTAACCCTGTAATCGCAACGGGTGACGGAATTGCCATGGCTTATCGTGCCGGAGCAACTATTAAGGAAATGGAATTTATACAATTTCACCCTACCGCTTTTTATGAAGATTCTAGCGGTTCTAAATTTTTGATTTCTGAGGCAGTTCGCGGTTTCGGGGCTTATCTGCGTATCAGGCAAGGACATCGTTTCATGATGGATTATGATTCAAGGCAAGAATTGGCTTCAAGAGATATTGTATCACAAAGTATTGATTTGGAACTAAAAAAATCCGGCGATGATTGTGTTTATTTAGATTGTACCCATCTTGATCTGGAAGCTTTTAAAAATCATTTTCCGATGATTTACAAGCACTGTTTAACAGCCGGAATTGACATAGAAAAAAACTGGATTCCGGTAGTGCCTGCCCAGCATTATCTCTGTGGCGGAATTGTAGTTGATACTGAAGGTAAAACGTCTGTTCACAACTTATTTGCCTGTGGCGAATGTTCTCAGACCGGTTTGCATGGAGCAAATCGGTTAGCATCAAATTCATTACTGGAAGCTTTAGTTTATTCCGGCAGAATTTATGAATACTTAGCTAATCCTGATTTAGAAATAAAAACAACTGATTATAAAATTGCAGGAAAAGAAAAAACAGATAAACCTGAAACTGATTCTGAATATCTGGCCGAATTAAAAACAAAACTTCAGTATTTGATGCGGCAAAACGCAGGAATCGTAAGGTCTGATAGTGATTTGCAAAATGCGAAAGAACAGCTTTTAAAATGGAAAAATGAAATGGAGCAGATTGAAAGAACGCAACAGATTAGTGTGCCTTTTTACGAATTATTAAATATGATTATTATTGGAAGTTTAATTGTTTCGCAATCTTTAGATCGACAGGAAAACAAAGGTGGATTTGTTAAACTTAAGAAGCTTTGCATTTAA
- a CDS encoding SCO family protein, with protein METKKTYRKIKNRSYSFLFSILLVMTATLQSCNQKEKPAEIEKPVSDLSIYNLPSKWTTQNNQDIELKDLKGNVLVMVMIYTSCKAACPRLVADMRNIEARLPEDVKKNVKLVLVSIDPETDTPKRLKAFSIENKMEGDQWLFLRSTEENTREFAAVLAVNYKKISPMDFSHSNIISVFNADGELAYQQEGLGVNSDETIKKITEEAQKLN; from the coding sequence ATGGAAACAAAAAAAACATACCGAAAAATAAAAAATAGAAGTTACAGCTTCCTTTTCTCAATACTACTGGTGATGACAGCAACATTACAATCCTGTAACCAAAAAGAAAAGCCAGCGGAAATAGAAAAACCGGTTTCTGATTTATCGATTTACAATCTTCCTTCAAAATGGACAACACAAAACAATCAGGATATAGAATTGAAAGACCTGAAAGGAAATGTTCTGGTAATGGTTATGATCTATACTTCATGCAAAGCAGCCTGCCCGCGTTTGGTGGCAGATATGCGGAATATTGAAGCCCGTTTGCCAGAAGACGTTAAGAAAAATGTCAAACTGGTTTTGGTAAGTATTGATCCGGAAACCGATACGCCAAAACGCTTAAAAGCTTTTTCCATAGAAAATAAAATGGAAGGTGACCAGTGGCTTTTTTTACGTTCAACGGAAGAAAATACGAGGGAGTTCGCGGCAGTTTTAGCTGTTAATTATAAAAAAATATCCCCAATGGATTTTTCCCATTCTAATATCATTAGTGTTTTTAATGCTGATGGAGAATTAGCTTATCAGCAGGAAGGTTTGGGAGTCAATTCTGATGAAACAATCAAAAAAATAACAGAGGAAGCTCAAAAACTAAATTAA
- a CDS encoding CopD family protein — translation MNHHFLLIIHLLCAAIWVGGHILLSVAYLPKALKEKDPNIILNYEKKYEPVGMTSLFLLVVTGILMAYKYGVTINYWFQFATPIESVVSSKLILLLTTVVFALSAQFRVLPQLKTNPRKLPEMTFHIVSVTTIGIVMLIFGSFIRFGGF, via the coding sequence ATGAACCACCATTTTCTCTTAATCATTCATCTTTTATGTGCCGCCATTTGGGTTGGCGGGCACATACTGCTTTCTGTGGCCTATCTGCCTAAAGCACTAAAAGAAAAAGACCCAAACATTATTCTGAATTACGAAAAGAAATACGAACCTGTAGGCATGACTTCCTTATTTTTACTGGTCGTAACAGGTATTTTAATGGCTTATAAATATGGCGTAACTATAAACTATTGGTTTCAGTTCGCCACACCAATTGAGAGTGTCGTTTCATCAAAATTAATTTTATTGCTCACCACTGTAGTTTTTGCCTTAAGCGCCCAATTTCGGGTTTTGCCTCAACTGAAAACCAATCCGCGTAAATTACCCGAAATGACTTTTCATATCGTATCAGTTACGACAATCGGTATTGTAATGCTGATTTTTGGTTCGTTTATTCGGTTTGGAGGTTTCTAA
- a CDS encoding ribonucleoside triphosphate reductase has protein sequence MEKYVIKRNGQFKPFESFKIKDAIEKSFRSVSIPTDQSVFTKVISDLQKKETWAVEEIQDLIEKNLFEKKYFDVMRSFMLFRHTRKMQREHIQGLNRDTTYIDSTQTIEEYIEQTDWRINANANTSYSNAGLVNNVAGKIIANYWLDKVYSKEEGYAHRNGDIHIHDLDCLTGYCAGWSLRALLNEGFNGVRGRVESKAPSHFREALGQMANFLGILQSEWAGAQAFSSFDTYLAPYVFKDHLSFDEVLKAVRSFVYNLNVPARWGQSPFTNITLDWVVPEDLKTQIPTKNDLHFFEGNFSHDLLVRAQERGVSKLTDLRYEHFQTEMNLINKAYYTVMTEGDANGQPFTFPIPTVNITEEFEWNGENTDLLFENTAKIGSSYFQNFMGSQYILDENGNKSENPNAYKPNAVRSMCCRLQLDLRELLRRGNGLFGSAEMTGSIGVVTLNMARLGYLHKGNKTQLFKELDQLLYISKSTLEKKRAFVQEMYDRGLYPYTKRYLQHFRNHFSTIGVNGMNELIVNFTESQDTITSAIGIAFASEILEHIRNRMKEFQEETGNLYNLEATPAEGTTYRFAKEDKKRFPDIYQAGQQENIYYTNSSQIPVDHTEDPFEALFLQDELQCKYTGGTVLHLYMSEKISSPEACKQFIKKVLSNFKLPYITVTPVFSVCPTHGYLNGEHEYCPKCDENIITEETKLVHHQ, from the coding sequence ATGGAAAAATATGTTATCAAAAGAAACGGTCAATTCAAACCTTTTGAATCTTTTAAAATTAAAGATGCTATCGAAAAAAGTTTTCGGAGCGTTTCTATACCTACTGATCAATCGGTTTTTACAAAAGTGATTAGCGATTTACAAAAAAAGGAAACCTGGGCTGTTGAAGAAATTCAGGATTTAATTGAGAAAAACCTTTTCGAAAAAAAGTATTTTGATGTGATGCGTTCGTTTATGTTATTCCGCCATACCCGCAAAATGCAGCGTGAGCATATTCAGGGTTTAAATCGGGATACAACGTATATAGACAGTACACAAACCATTGAAGAATATATAGAGCAAACCGACTGGCGTATTAATGCCAATGCCAATACCTCCTACTCTAACGCCGGTCTTGTGAATAATGTAGCCGGAAAAATCATTGCCAATTACTGGCTGGATAAAGTGTACAGCAAAGAAGAAGGTTATGCACACCGCAATGGCGACATTCATATTCATGATCTGGATTGCCTGACAGGATATTGCGCCGGCTGGAGTTTGCGTGCGTTATTAAACGAAGGCTTCAATGGAGTTCGCGGACGTGTTGAGAGCAAAGCGCCATCACATTTCAGGGAAGCTCTCGGGCAAATGGCTAATTTTCTCGGAATTCTCCAAAGCGAATGGGCAGGTGCACAGGCTTTTAGTTCCTTTGATACTTATCTGGCCCCGTATGTTTTTAAAGATCATTTGAGTTTTGATGAAGTTTTGAAAGCTGTACGAAGTTTTGTCTACAACCTTAATGTTCCGGCTCGCTGGGGTCAATCGCCTTTTACGAATATTACACTGGACTGGGTCGTTCCCGAAGATTTAAAAACTCAGATACCGACTAAAAATGACTTACACTTTTTTGAAGGAAACTTTAGTCATGACCTTTTGGTTCGGGCTCAGGAAAGAGGTGTTTCGAAACTAACTGATTTGCGTTACGAGCATTTTCAAACGGAAATGAACCTCATCAACAAAGCTTATTATACAGTAATGACAGAGGGCGATGCCAATGGTCAGCCCTTCACCTTTCCTATTCCGACAGTAAATATCACCGAAGAGTTTGAATGGAACGGAGAAAATACCGACTTACTTTTTGAAAATACAGCCAAAATAGGTTCTTCCTATTTTCAGAATTTTATGGGAAGCCAGTATATTTTGGATGAAAACGGAAATAAATCCGAAAACCCAAATGCATATAAACCCAACGCTGTCCGCAGTATGTGCTGTCGTCTGCAGCTGGATTTACGTGAATTGCTAAGACGCGGTAACGGTCTTTTTGGAAGCGCCGAAATGACCGGAAGTATTGGTGTCGTTACCCTAAATATGGCGCGTTTGGGCTATTTACATAAAGGAAATAAAACGCAATTATTTAAAGAATTAGATCAGTTACTATACATTTCTAAATCGACTCTGGAGAAAAAAAGAGCTTTTGTGCAGGAAATGTACGATCGCGGTTTGTATCCGTACACAAAACGTTATTTACAGCATTTTAGAAATCATTTTTCTACCATTGGTGTAAATGGAATGAACGAATTGATTGTAAATTTCACAGAAAGTCAGGATACCATAACTTCAGCAATCGGAATTGCATTTGCATCTGAAATATTAGAACATATCAGAAACCGGATGAAAGAATTTCAGGAAGAAACCGGAAACCTCTACAACCTCGAAGCCACTCCTGCCGAAGGAACAACGTATCGTTTTGCGAAAGAAGATAAAAAACGATTTCCGGATATTTATCAGGCAGGACAGCAGGAAAACATCTATTACACCAACAGTTCGCAAATTCCTGTAGATCATACCGAAGATCCTTTTGAAGCCTTGTTTTTACAGGATGAACTGCAATGCAAATACACCGGAGGAACCGTCCTGCATTTATACATGAGCGAAAAAATCAGTTCTCCTGAAGCCTGCAAACAATTCATAAAAAAGGTTTTATCGAATTTTAAACTGCCTTATATTACTGTAACCCCAGTTTTTAGTGTATGTCCCACACACGGTTATCTGAACGGAGAACACGAATATTGTCCCAAATGTGATGAAAACATTATTACCGAAGAAACAAAATTAGTTCATCATCAATAA
- a CDS encoding formylglycine-generating enzyme family protein, protein MFTQKTRIIFFLLFLSTLCAQEVHMAAINGGTFVPLYGAVDKKPIKVESFKLDVYPVTNAQFLAFVKKYPEYSPSKIKRLFADKSYLSQWESDFNYGKNNLSNAPVTNVSWFAAKKYCECQGKRLPTMDEWEFVAMADEKRTDARTKEEFNTYIMSWYEKPNTYANPIGKTFKNYWGVYDMHGLVWEWTADFNSIFLSGEFRKDKDTDKSLFCGSGSVNATDLMNYAAFMRYAFRGSLKAKYTTKNLGFRCASNEKNGLTTTKKQDNGNKKNIPKNKK, encoded by the coding sequence ATGTTTACGCAAAAAACAAGAATAATTTTCTTTTTATTATTTCTGAGTACACTTTGTGCTCAGGAGGTTCATATGGCGGCTATAAATGGGGGGACTTTTGTTCCCCTTTATGGCGCTGTTGATAAAAAGCCGATTAAAGTGGAATCATTCAAATTGGATGTATATCCTGTTACAAATGCACAATTTTTAGCTTTTGTAAAAAAATATCCTGAATACAGTCCTTCTAAAATCAAACGTCTTTTTGCAGATAAGAGTTATTTGTCGCAATGGGAAAGTGATTTTAATTACGGGAAAAACAATTTAAGTAATGCTCCGGTAACCAATGTTTCCTGGTTTGCAGCCAAAAAATACTGCGAGTGTCAGGGGAAAAGACTCCCAACAATGGACGAATGGGAATTTGTAGCAATGGCCGACGAAAAACGTACAGATGCCCGAACAAAAGAGGAATTCAATACATATATTATGTCCTGGTATGAAAAACCAAACACTTATGCAAATCCAATTGGAAAGACCTTCAAAAATTACTGGGGAGTTTATGATATGCATGGGTTGGTCTGGGAATGGACAGCCGACTTCAATAGTATTTTTCTTTCGGGCGAATTCAGAAAAGATAAAGATACTGATAAGAGTCTCTTTTGCGGAAGCGGATCTGTAAATGCAACCGACCTGATGAACTATGCAGCTTTTATGCGCTATGCTTTTCGTGGAAGTCTTAAAGCGAAATATACGACTAAGAATCTTGGATTCCGTTGTGCCAGCAACGAAAAAAATGGGTTAACTACCACTAAAAAACAAGACAATGGAAACAAAAAAAACATACCGAAAAATAAAAAATAG
- the nadA gene encoding quinolinate synthase NadA, with product MDTIEIQNLKEQIIKLKKEKNAVLLAHYYQRTEIQEIADYVGDSLGLSQEAAKADADIILFAGVHFMAETAKILNPSKKVILPDANAGCSLAESCPPDLFKKFTDQHPDHLVITYVNCSAEVKALTDIVVTSANAVKIVESIPKQTPIIFAPDKNLGKYVMSKTGRDMVLWDGSCVVHEAFSLDKLLELYKEHPDAKIIAHPESETPILAAASYIGSTSGMIDYVKTDSGNKFIVATEFGILHKMQEEVPEKTLIPAPAKEDNTCACSECGYMKMNTLQKVYDCLLTESPEITVPEAIIQKALIPIERMLELSK from the coding sequence ATGGATACAATCGAAATACAAAATTTAAAAGAGCAGATTATAAAACTCAAAAAAGAAAAAAACGCTGTCCTTTTAGCACATTATTACCAGCGGACCGAAATTCAGGAAATCGCAGATTATGTTGGCGACAGCCTGGGATTATCTCAGGAAGCTGCAAAAGCCGATGCCGATATTATTCTTTTTGCCGGAGTTCATTTTATGGCAGAAACAGCAAAAATTTTAAATCCTTCCAAAAAAGTAATTCTGCCGGATGCAAATGCCGGATGTTCATTGGCAGAGTCATGTCCTCCTGATTTATTCAAAAAATTTACGGATCAGCATCCTGACCATCTTGTGATTACGTATGTGAATTGTTCTGCAGAGGTCAAAGCCCTGACAGATATTGTAGTGACTTCTGCCAATGCCGTAAAAATTGTAGAATCGATTCCCAAACAAACGCCTATTATTTTTGCCCCCGACAAAAATCTGGGAAAATATGTGATGAGCAAAACAGGAAGGGATATGGTTTTGTGGGATGGTTCCTGTGTCGTTCATGAAGCATTTTCATTAGATAAGTTACTTGAGTTGTATAAAGAGCATCCGGATGCCAAAATCATTGCACATCCCGAATCTGAGACTCCTATTTTGGCTGCTGCCAGCTATATTGGCTCCACTTCCGGAATGATTGATTATGTAAAAACAGATTCTGGCAATAAATTTATTGTCGCTACCGAATTTGGAATTTTACATAAAATGCAGGAAGAAGTCCCAGAAAAAACCTTAATTCCCGCTCCTGCGAAAGAAGACAACACCTGTGCCTGCAGCGAATGTGGTTATATGAAAATGAATACGCTTCAAAAAGTATACGACTGTCTGTTAACCGAAAGCCCTGAAATTACCGTACCCGAAGCTATTATCCAAAAAGCGTTAATTCCGATTGAAAGAATGCTTGAGTTATCCAAATGA
- a CDS encoding alginate export family protein, translated as MKALKIACLVLLTMASFETYAQELDANLQLRPRYEYRNGYKSLMPNGESASSFVSQRSRLNFNFKQEKLKLKLTLQNSRTWGDVATTSTADKNGVAVFEAWGEYQFTQNWTARLGRQVILYDNQRVFGEIDWAQQGQSHDAAVFSFHPKNHQLDLGVALNANAENLLEPKIPYITNYKSMQYVWYHTKWDKINTSFLVLNTGYEFEKAIGNLEVDYKQTFGTYLTFKEKKWDIDLGVYGQTGKSTDKKVSAWYAGANLGYAFSDTFKAFLGYEFLSGKDQDDASPVIKSFSPIFGTNHAFNGLMDYFYVGNHQNSVGLQDAYLKLNYSVKKWQFSLVPHVFNAPNIVLDASNKKMDSYLGTEFDFTLGYTVQKDVMISSGYSQLFASKTLERLKNVNDASNTHNWAWVMVSFNPRIFTLKQ; from the coding sequence ATGAAAGCCTTAAAAATAGCCTGCTTAGTCCTACTAACAATGGCAAGTTTTGAAACGTATGCCCAGGAACTGGATGCTAATTTGCAGCTTAGACCTCGATATGAATACCGAAACGGATACAAAAGCCTGATGCCAAACGGAGAGAGTGCGAGTTCATTTGTATCACAGCGTTCCCGTCTGAATTTCAATTTCAAACAGGAAAAATTAAAATTAAAACTGACTTTGCAGAATAGCCGAACCTGGGGCGATGTGGCAACTACATCAACAGCTGATAAAAACGGAGTAGCTGTTTTTGAAGCCTGGGGAGAGTATCAATTCACTCAGAATTGGACAGCAAGATTAGGGCGTCAGGTAATTTTGTATGACAATCAGCGTGTTTTTGGGGAAATTGACTGGGCGCAGCAGGGACAAAGCCATGATGCTGCTGTGTTTTCTTTTCATCCTAAAAACCATCAACTGGACTTAGGTGTTGCCTTAAATGCGAATGCTGAAAATTTACTCGAACCCAAAATACCTTATATCACTAATTATAAATCCATGCAATATGTCTGGTACCATACGAAATGGGATAAAATAAATACCAGTTTTTTAGTGTTGAATACCGGTTATGAATTCGAAAAGGCGATAGGGAATTTAGAAGTTGATTATAAGCAGACTTTTGGAACTTACCTTACTTTTAAAGAGAAAAAGTGGGATATTGATTTAGGGGTATACGGACAGACAGGTAAAAGTACCGATAAAAAAGTCAGTGCCTGGTATGCAGGAGCGAATTTGGGTTATGCTTTTTCAGATACCTTTAAAGCTTTTTTGGGGTATGAATTTCTTTCGGGAAAAGATCAGGATGATGCAAGTCCGGTAATAAAATCATTCAGCCCTATTTTTGGAACGAATCACGCTTTTAACGGTCTGATGGATTATTTTTATGTCGGGAATCATCAAAATAGTGTAGGGTTGCAAGATGCCTATCTCAAATTAAATTATTCAGTTAAAAAATGGCAGTTTAGTTTAGTACCCCATGTTTTCAATGCACCGAATATAGTTTTAGATGCTTCGAATAAAAAAATGGATTCTTATTTAGGGACAGAGTTCGATTTTACGTTAGGTTACACAGTTCAAAAAGACGTTATGATTTCTTCAGGCTATTCACAACTATTCGCTTCCAAAACCTTAGAAAGGCTAAAGAATGTTAATGATGCTTCTAATACCCATAATTGGGCTTGGGTAATGGTATCATTCAATCCCCGAATATTTACTTTAAAACAATAA
- the nirK gene encoding copper-containing nitrite reductase produces MKPKLQLKRSIRIAAAFVLIFGMFSCAKNETKDAQYYQNIETSGQKEAELTAPPLVPKPVGDRAATNLIVNMEIKEQEGEMVDGVKYTYWTFGGSVPGSFIRTRVGDEVEFHLKNHPDNKMPHNIDLHAVTGPGGGATSSLVAPGHEKVFKFKTINPGLYVYHCATAPVGMHIANGMYGLILVEPEGGLPPVDKEYYIMQGDFYTKGSYGEPGKQPFDMNKAVKEEPDYVVFNGKVGAVTGDKSITAKVGETVRIFMGNGGPNLVSSFHVIGEIFDKVHIEGGDMINKNVQTTLIPAGGSAIVEFKVEVPGTFILVDHSIFRAFNKGALGMLKVEGEENKKIYSGTTQEGIYLPEGGTIQNMPKEKGAVKTVVAKTVPEQLKSGKELYGRTCFACHQPSGEGIPNAFPPLAKSDFLNANPDRAIGAVLHGLSGEITVNGKKFNNVMTSQHLTDEEVADVLTYVYNSWGNNKTVINPARVKAVRAKPAPKVTAEH; encoded by the coding sequence ATGAAACCTAAACTACAATTAAAAAGAAGCATTAGAATTGCTGCAGCTTTTGTACTGATTTTTGGTATGTTTTCCTGTGCCAAAAATGAAACGAAGGATGCTCAGTATTATCAGAATATTGAAACAAGTGGGCAAAAAGAAGCAGAACTTACTGCACCGCCATTGGTTCCCAAACCAGTTGGGGACCGTGCGGCAACAAACCTGATTGTCAATATGGAGATCAAAGAACAAGAAGGCGAAATGGTAGACGGGGTAAAATACACCTACTGGACTTTCGGAGGCTCTGTTCCGGGCAGTTTTATCAGGACCAGAGTGGGCGACGAGGTAGAATTTCACTTAAAAAACCATCCGGATAATAAAATGCCACACAATATTGATTTACATGCGGTAACCGGACCGGGAGGCGGGGCAACTTCTTCATTAGTAGCTCCGGGACACGAAAAAGTCTTCAAATTCAAAACAATCAATCCCGGACTATATGTGTATCACTGTGCCACAGCACCGGTAGGAATGCACATAGCAAACGGAATGTACGGTTTGATTTTGGTAGAACCAGAAGGAGGATTGCCGCCAGTTGATAAAGAATACTACATTATGCAGGGTGATTTTTATACAAAAGGAAGCTACGGAGAACCCGGAAAACAGCCTTTTGATATGAACAAGGCCGTCAAAGAAGAACCGGATTACGTGGTCTTTAACGGAAAAGTAGGTGCTGTAACAGGTGATAAATCAATAACGGCAAAAGTAGGTGAAACGGTACGTATTTTTATGGGTAATGGCGGTCCAAACTTGGTTTCGTCTTTCCATGTCATTGGTGAAATTTTCGATAAAGTACACATTGAAGGAGGGGATATGATTAACAAAAATGTTCAAACCACACTGATTCCCGCAGGAGGATCTGCAATAGTTGAATTTAAAGTTGAGGTTCCAGGAACTTTTATTCTGGTAGATCACTCCATTTTCAGGGCATTCAATAAAGGAGCTCTCGGAATGCTGAAAGTGGAAGGCGAAGAAAATAAAAAAATATACTCAGGAACCACTCAGGAAGGTATTTATCTGCCTGAAGGCGGAACTATTCAAAATATGCCAAAAGAAAAAGGAGCAGTGAAAACTGTAGTGGCTAAAACGGTTCCGGAACAGCTTAAATCAGGAAAAGAACTCTACGGAAGAACCTGTTTTGCCTGCCATCAGCCAAGCGGAGAAGGGATTCCGAATGCTTTTCCTCCTTTAGCCAAATCAGATTTCCTGAATGCAAATCCGGACAGAGCCATTGGTGCGGTATTGCATGGATTGAGCGGAGAGATTACGGTAAACGGTAAAAAGTTTAATAACGTGATGACCAGTCAGCATTTAACCGACGAAGAAGTTGCTGATGTTTTGACCTACGTGTATAACAGCTGGGGCAATAATAAAACCGTGATCAATCCGGCAAGAGTAAAAGCGGTGAGAGCAAAGCCTGCTCCTAAGGTAACAGCAGAACATTAA